One Salinimonas marina DNA segment encodes these proteins:
- a CDS encoding FAD-dependent oxidoreductase, producing the protein MAKNVYQFVDVERIDPPKKPIQMRKSEFGEIYQPLSQSQTEGQADRCLDCGNPYCEWKCPVHNYIPQWLDLANQGRIIEAAELSHKTNSLPEVCGRVCPQDRLCEGDCTLNDEFGAVTIGSIEKYITDTAFKMGWRPDMSDVEWTDKTVAVIGAGPAGLACADVLIRNGVKPVVYDKYEEIGGLLTFGIPSFKLEKDVIKLRRQIFTDMGIEFVLNTEIGKDVQIEELMERHDAVFLGMGTYKSMQGGFVNEQVEGVYEALPFLIANTNRVMGLEKDPADFIDMKGKTVVVLGGGDTTMDCVRTSIRQGAKRVVCAYRRDEQSMPGSRKEVQNAREEGVEFVFNVQPQDISIDEHGRANGVRLVKTEMGPPDVNGRRRPVDVKDSEHVLSADAVIIAFGFQPSPSDWFADHGIILDEKGRVMAPSKGKFAYQTSNPRIFAGGDMVRGSDLVVTAIDEGRKAAAGIMDYLEV; encoded by the coding sequence ATGGCTAAAAATGTTTACCAGTTTGTCGATGTTGAACGCATTGACCCGCCGAAAAAGCCCATCCAGATGCGTAAATCTGAATTTGGCGAAATCTATCAGCCGCTATCTCAGTCGCAAACCGAGGGTCAGGCGGATCGGTGTCTTGATTGTGGTAACCCGTATTGCGAATGGAAATGTCCGGTCCATAACTACATTCCCCAGTGGCTTGATTTAGCCAATCAGGGACGGATTATAGAAGCGGCCGAATTGTCCCACAAAACCAACAGCCTGCCCGAAGTATGCGGCCGGGTTTGCCCACAGGATCGGCTGTGTGAAGGTGACTGTACGCTTAATGATGAGTTTGGTGCCGTGACCATTGGCAGCATCGAAAAGTACATCACCGATACTGCTTTTAAAATGGGCTGGCGCCCGGATATGTCGGATGTAGAATGGACCGATAAAACCGTGGCGGTGATTGGTGCTGGCCCGGCAGGCCTGGCGTGCGCCGATGTACTGATACGCAATGGCGTGAAACCCGTGGTGTATGACAAATACGAAGAAATTGGCGGGCTGCTGACCTTTGGTATTCCGTCCTTCAAGCTTGAAAAAGATGTGATAAAGCTGCGCCGGCAAATCTTCACCGATATGGGCATCGAGTTTGTGCTCAATACCGAAATTGGCAAAGATGTACAGATAGAAGAGCTGATGGAGCGGCATGATGCGGTGTTTCTGGGGATGGGTACCTATAAGTCGATGCAGGGCGGCTTTGTCAATGAACAGGTCGAAGGCGTTTATGAAGCCCTGCCCTTTTTGATAGCCAATACCAATCGGGTGATGGGGCTCGAAAAAGATCCGGCAGACTTTATCGATATGAAAGGCAAAACGGTGGTGGTGCTTGGTGGTGGTGATACCACCATGGACTGTGTGCGTACCTCCATCCGCCAGGGGGCCAAACGCGTAGTTTGTGCCTACCGCCGAGATGAACAAAGTATGCCCGGCTCGCGCAAGGAAGTACAAAATGCCAGAGAAGAAGGCGTTGAGTTTGTATTTAATGTTCAGCCTCAGGACATCAGCATCGATGAGCACGGCCGTGCCAATGGTGTGCGACTGGTGAAAACCGAGATGGGGCCACCGGATGTCAATGGCCGGCGACGTCCGGTTGATGTGAAAGACTCTGAACATGTGCTTAGCGCCGACGCCGTAATTATAGCCTTTGGTTTTCAGCCCAGTCCTTCAGACTGGTTTGCTGATCACGGCATCATTTTAGATGAAAAAGGTCGGGTCATGGCGCCCTCTAAAGGCAAGTTTGCTTACCAGACCAGTAACCCCAGGATTTTTGCCGGCGGGGACATGGTGCGCGGTTCCGATCTGGTGGTGACCGCCATCGATGAAGGCCGCAAGGCCGCCGCTGGCATTATGGATTACCTGGAGGTGTAA
- the gltB gene encoding glutamate synthase large subunit: MSLYNPNDSRDNCGFGLIAHLHGEASHELVETAIHGLDRMQHRGGIAADGKTGDGCGLLLQKPDAFFHQIAEENGWKLSKKYAVGMIFLNQDPALAQQARDILNEELEKETLGVVGWREVPVDQSVLGELALSGVPQIEQIFVNAPAGWRKRDLERRLYMVRRRAEKRLEQDEEFYVACLSGLVTVYKGLVMPKDLPAFYADLADPRLKSAICVFHQRFSTNTLPRWPLAQPFRFLAHNGEINTIKGNRDWSLARTGKFATPLLPDLKDAAPYVNTEGSDSSSLDNMLELFLAGGMDLFRAMRLLVPPAYQNNDTMHPDLRAFYEFNSMHMEPWDGPAGIVLTNGRHVACNLDRNGLRPARYVITKNGFITLASEVGIWDYQQQDVIEKGRVGPGEMLAVDTYTGKIWRSTEIDDELKDRHPYREWLDKHIRRLAPVEEVDASQIGKRVFDDATMAIYHKLFNYSYEEIQQVIKVLAKDGQEAVGSMGDDTPMAVMSSQTRTLYDYFRQQFAQVTNPPIDPLRENHVMSLATCIGREQNVFSETSGYADRVLFQSPILMYTDLKQLREFNPEYYYSEVVELQYRPDEGLRQAIERICDEVEHLVRDKRAAFVVLSDRHISKDTLPVPAAMAVGAVQRRLVNEQLRCDANIVVETATTRDPHHYAVLIGLGATAIYPFLAYETIEQLCENNELSVSVMQATLNYRKGINKGLYKIMSKMGISTVASYRSAKLFEAIGINDEVMKLCFHGVTSRIQGAGFDDFNQDIANLARVAWLKRKPISHGGLLKYVHGGEYHAYNPGVVKSLQKAVMSGEYTDYQEYAQQVNERSPAHLRDLLHLRDSEQAIDIDEVEPAQKLFSRFDTAAMSIGALSPEAHEALAIAMNRLGGQSNSGEGGEHPSRFGTEKNSKIKQVASGRFGVTPHYLVNANVIQIKVAQGAKPGEGGQLPGDKVNRYIATLRFSVPGVTLISPPPHHDIYSIEDLAQLIFDLKQVNPAALISVKLVSEPGVGTIATGVAKAYADLITVSGYDGGTGASPLTSVKYAGSPFELGLAETQQALIENGLRHKVRLQTDGGLKTGLDVVKAACLGAESFGFGTGPMVALGCKYLRICHLNNCATGVATQDEKLREEHFIGLPEMVMNYFRFIAQEVREIMASLGVKQFDDLVGRTDLLEVLDGISAKQNRLDLSPLLVRPKAGEHTRLFCSQTTNQPMDKGELNNRLFTDAREAVANKLGIRLAYPIRNTDRSVGALVSGEIAKYHGNHDMEDAPIEVQFTGTAGQSFGVWNAGGLHMRIEGDANDYVGKGMTGGKLVIYPPANCGFDAHESAIMGNTCLYGATGGKLFAAGRAGERFGVRNSGAIAVVEGIGDNGCEYMTGGIVAVLGKVGVNFGAGMTGGFAYLLDDGDLEHRVNRELVEIMPVADKNILVEHLRGLINQHYEETGSEYSLQLLTDFAATLKQIRLVKPKTSDVKNLLGHISRSSDELRIQAQ; this comes from the coding sequence ATGAGTTTGTACAACCCTAATGATTCCCGGGATAACTGTGGTTTTGGCTTAATTGCGCATCTCCATGGCGAGGCCAGCCACGAGCTGGTAGAAACGGCTATCCACGGTCTTGATCGAATGCAGCATCGTGGCGGTATTGCCGCTGATGGAAAAACCGGTGACGGGTGCGGTTTGTTATTGCAAAAACCCGACGCATTTTTCCACCAAATCGCCGAGGAAAATGGCTGGAAGCTCAGCAAAAAATACGCGGTGGGCATGATATTTTTGAATCAGGACCCAGCGCTGGCGCAACAGGCTCGCGATATCCTTAATGAAGAACTAGAAAAAGAAACATTAGGGGTGGTGGGCTGGCGTGAAGTGCCGGTAGACCAAAGTGTGCTGGGCGAGCTGGCGTTAAGCGGGGTCCCCCAGATTGAACAGATTTTTGTCAACGCCCCCGCTGGCTGGCGTAAGCGTGATTTGGAACGACGCCTGTACATGGTGCGTCGCCGAGCCGAAAAGCGTCTGGAGCAGGATGAGGAGTTTTACGTAGCCTGCTTATCCGGTTTAGTGACCGTTTATAAAGGCCTGGTAATGCCCAAAGATTTGCCGGCCTTTTATGCTGATCTGGCTGATCCGCGTCTGAAAAGTGCGATTTGTGTTTTTCACCAGCGCTTTTCTACTAATACTCTGCCGCGCTGGCCCCTGGCGCAGCCGTTTCGGTTTTTGGCGCATAATGGCGAGATCAATACCATCAAAGGTAACCGGGACTGGTCACTGGCGCGAACCGGTAAATTTGCTACGCCACTGCTTCCCGATCTAAAAGATGCCGCCCCGTATGTGAATACCGAGGGTTCTGATTCTTCATCCCTGGACAACATGCTTGAGCTGTTTTTGGCCGGCGGGATGGATCTGTTCCGGGCTATGCGACTACTGGTGCCGCCCGCGTATCAGAATAACGATACCATGCACCCGGACTTACGCGCTTTTTATGAATTCAACTCGATGCACATGGAGCCGTGGGACGGCCCGGCGGGGATCGTGCTGACCAATGGCCGTCATGTTGCGTGCAACCTTGACCGTAATGGCTTGCGCCCGGCGCGTTATGTGATAACCAAAAATGGTTTTATCACCCTGGCTTCCGAAGTGGGTATCTGGGATTACCAGCAACAGGACGTAATTGAAAAAGGCCGGGTAGGCCCCGGTGAAATGCTGGCGGTCGATACCTACACTGGCAAAATCTGGCGCTCTACCGAAATTGATGATGAACTCAAGGACCGCCATCCCTACCGGGAATGGCTGGACAAACATATCCGGCGCCTGGCTCCGGTAGAAGAAGTGGATGCCAGTCAAATTGGTAAGCGGGTATTTGATGATGCGACCATGGCCATTTACCACAAGCTGTTCAATTACAGCTATGAGGAGATCCAGCAGGTTATCAAGGTACTGGCTAAAGATGGCCAGGAAGCCGTCGGATCTATGGGTGACGATACGCCGATGGCAGTGATGTCCTCACAAACTCGCACTCTGTACGATTATTTTCGCCAGCAATTTGCCCAGGTTACCAACCCGCCGATCGACCCTTTGCGCGAAAACCATGTGATGTCACTGGCCACCTGCATCGGACGTGAGCAGAATGTATTTAGTGAAACCTCCGGCTACGCCGATCGGGTGTTATTTCAGTCACCAATATTGATGTACACCGATCTGAAACAGCTGCGGGAGTTTAATCCTGAGTATTACTACTCCGAAGTGGTGGAATTACAATATCGCCCCGACGAAGGCCTGCGCCAGGCGATTGAACGCATTTGTGATGAGGTAGAGCACCTGGTCAGAGATAAACGCGCAGCATTTGTGGTGCTATCGGACCGTCATATCAGTAAGGATACTTTGCCGGTGCCGGCGGCTATGGCCGTGGGCGCAGTGCAGCGCCGCTTGGTCAACGAGCAATTACGGTGCGACGCCAACATTGTGGTAGAAACCGCCACCACCCGCGATCCGCATCATTACGCGGTATTGATCGGCTTAGGTGCCACCGCTATTTATCCCTTTTTGGCTTATGAAACCATTGAGCAGCTGTGTGAAAACAACGAGCTCTCGGTGTCAGTCATGCAGGCAACGTTGAATTACCGTAAGGGTATCAATAAAGGTCTGTACAAAATCATGTCTAAAATGGGCATCAGCACGGTTGCCAGTTACCGTTCAGCCAAACTGTTCGAGGCTATCGGTATCAATGATGAAGTAATGAAGCTGTGTTTTCACGGCGTCACCTCACGCATTCAGGGCGCCGGGTTTGATGACTTTAATCAGGACATTGCGAATCTGGCCCGGGTTGCCTGGCTTAAACGTAAACCAATCAGCCACGGCGGCTTGCTAAAATATGTGCATGGCGGCGAATACCATGCGTATAACCCGGGCGTGGTGAAATCGTTACAAAAAGCCGTCATGAGCGGTGAATACACCGATTATCAGGAATACGCCCAGCAGGTGAACGAGCGCAGCCCGGCCCATTTGCGTGATTTACTGCATTTGCGCGACAGTGAGCAGGCTATCGATATTGACGAAGTTGAACCGGCGCAGAAGCTGTTTTCTCGGTTTGATACTGCCGCCATGTCTATTGGCGCGCTGAGTCCGGAGGCGCACGAAGCCCTTGCCATTGCCATGAACCGGCTTGGCGGACAGTCTAATTCTGGCGAAGGCGGTGAACACCCTTCCCGGTTTGGAACCGAGAAAAATTCTAAAATCAAACAGGTTGCCTCGGGCCGCTTCGGGGTAACGCCGCATTATTTAGTAAACGCTAATGTGATTCAGATAAAAGTGGCTCAGGGCGCTAAGCCTGGGGAAGGCGGGCAGCTGCCGGGTGATAAAGTCAACCGTTACATTGCCACCTTACGATTCTCGGTACCCGGCGTAACCCTGATATCCCCGCCACCGCATCATGACATTTACTCCATTGAAGATTTAGCCCAGCTTATCTTTGACTTAAAACAGGTGAACCCGGCCGCTTTGATTTCAGTGAAGCTGGTGTCTGAACCCGGTGTAGGAACGATTGCGACCGGGGTGGCCAAAGCCTACGCCGACCTGATCACCGTTTCTGGTTACGATGGCGGTACCGGGGCCAGCCCGCTGACCTCGGTTAAATACGCCGGCAGCCCGTTTGAACTGGGGTTGGCTGAAACCCAGCAAGCCCTTATTGAAAACGGTTTGCGCCATAAGGTACGCCTGCAAACTGACGGCGGTCTTAAAACCGGCCTTGATGTGGTAAAAGCCGCCTGCCTGGGCGCCGAAAGCTTTGGCTTTGGGACTGGCCCCATGGTGGCGTTAGGCTGTAAATACCTGCGCATATGCCACCTGAACAACTGCGCCACCGGTGTCGCAACCCAGGATGAAAAGCTGCGCGAAGAGCACTTCATCGGACTGCCTGAGATGGTCATGAATTATTTCAGATTCATCGCCCAGGAAGTACGGGAAATTATGGCCAGCCTGGGGGTTAAACAATTTGATGACCTGGTAGGTCGCACCGATTTACTGGAAGTACTCGATGGCATTTCGGCTAAACAAAACCGGCTGGATCTCTCGCCCTTGCTGGTTCGGCCTAAAGCCGGTGAGCATACCCGGTTGTTCTGTTCACAAACCACTAATCAGCCTATGGATAAGGGCGAGCTGAATAACCGGTTGTTTACCGATGCCCGTGAAGCCGTGGCCAACAAATTGGGGATCCGGCTGGCCTACCCCATTCGCAACACCGATCGTTCTGTGGGGGCGCTGGTCTCGGGCGAAATTGCTAAATATCATGGCAACCATGATATGGAAGATGCGCCGATAGAAGTACAGTTTACCGGTACCGCGGGGCAAAGCTTTGGGGTCTGGAACGCCGGCGGCCTGCATATGCGTATCGAAGGGGATGCCAATGACTATGTAGGTAAGGGCATGACCGGCGGCAAGCTGGTGATCTACCCGCCTGCAAATTGTGGATTTGATGCTCACGAGAGCGCCATAATGGGTAACACCTGTCTATACGGTGCCACCGGCGGTAAATTGTTTGCCGCCGGCCGGGCCGGCGAGCGCTTCGGCGTACGTAACTCCGGCGCCATCGCGGTGGTCGAAGGCATTGGCGACAACGGCTGTGAATATATGACCGGCGGTATTGTCGCAGTACTGGGTAAAGTTGGGGTGAATTTCGGGGCCGGCATGACCGGTGGCTTTGCGTACCTGCTGGATGATGGCGATCTGGAACACCGCGTCAACAGAGAACTGGTCGAGATCATGCCGGTAGCGGATAAAAATATTTTGGTGGAACACCTTCGCGGGCTGATTAATCAGCACTACGAAGAAACCGGCAGCGAGTATTCTTTGCAGTTACTCACCGACTTCGCCGCCACGCTTAAGCAGATCAGGCTTGTTAAACCAAAAACCAGTGATGTGAAAAACCTGTTGGGCCACATCAGTCGTTCCAGCGACGAACTTCGCATTCAGGCTCAGTAG